tttatttttggATGTATAGTAGGCTATTTGGTAGGTGAGGAAAATttggctaaaaataaaaatcccaaATAGAGTAAAATAACCTCCACTTCTCTTTCTGTCACGATCATAACTCCCTAGTGCTAGTGAGCGTAGTTATTTCGCAACTAAATTAAACTCATTAATCCTAACTCATCATAAAAGGAATACTTAACTCGAGGAAATAGTCTTGAAGGCGAATGGGTACCAAACAAGTCAAAATCAGAGTATTGAAGCTAATTACATTGTTTTACTAGAACAACATTTGAATGCAGCGGAAGGTTCCAAGACAAAATAGTATGTATGGAGACACACTATTTTAGCTACCTAATTAGCGAGTTCTTCCCAACACCTTCAACACTTCGATCACGATaacctgcacgttagaaaataaacatgcatggctgagtatttgatatacccTTATACCCAGTGGACTTAGTGCCAAAAACAGTTCTTGTTTAATTGTAAGTCATAGTTGAGTGAACACGggatttttatttgaaataaggcccgagtcactaaattctttttcatttcatgaatttgattgcacaatcacataaacataataccatatctgaacttatgtgaaccgggaatgtggccacattccacgacggtcactggaccggccaactcgaaagctagcacacagtccccatatgtgtacactagtccgagtagggtttgcggccctactgggacccgaattggATTTAACATGTTTGgcatagccaagcagataggtaatcgtaaaacaaaacatgacatgacaacatatttaaaatatattcatattttcacacAAAGTCACATTTCGAAAGAAAGCCCACATCGTTCGCTTAATTCCTTAATTGACAGTCCCTCGACTTGGTCTCACTTGACGTGCGACGACGCCCCTTTAGGAACAATAAGTATACttaaaattagacttaagaaactATTCACTTAGCGTGTATGCATTCCTAAGCGTGTGatcatttttatttctcttttccTAATTCCATAAAAGGTCCttaagtattaattaaataagcAATTTACTTTATTTGGGGATTTATAATATTATGCAATCATTAGTTAAATTCCGGAAATAATATTAACGTCGCGAAGTTGAGTAGCGGCTATCCCTTATTTAATCTACTTCATTAGGAAGGCCTATTGACTAAATTAGACTTTTAATCATGCTTGCAATTTTACTTGGCAGCCCATCctatgatttattttttattagtccATCCTCAATTTATTTCTCCCGGATTAAATTAGTAAGGCCAAAACCAATTGATTGTCGGTCTAAGTATTAAAATGCCCAACATAAATTGGTGgcctaaaataaattaatttcatgGTCTGAATTAATTTAGATTTAGTCCAAAGAATTTAGTCTCATGGCCCCAAATCAATTAAATGTAGTGgcccaatttaattaagtagCATTGGGccaattaattaacaaaaactTCCTAGgcctaaaataaaaaggaaaaggcccaaaacaaagaaaaaacaatgaaaagaaaaaaaaaaagaaactctCCCCCCCCTCCATCGATTTTTCTTTCCCCTTTCATTTCGAGAAAATCGGATCCGTGGGGGAGTATACGACTAGAATAACGAAAATGTACCCACTCTGTTAATTGttccataaatggaaaaaaTGCCAACTAAGCTGGCGTTTcattaagtaaaaacgccaacccgGCTGGcgttttagcttttaatttgggaatttaaaaaaatacgatATTATTTAAACCCGCCAATGCGGAGGGCGTGTTTTGTTTAATCACGTCAATGAGGAGGGTGTGTTTTGTTTAATCACGCCAACGCGGAGGGCGTGTTTGCCAAAGCAGAAACGCCTAGGATATTGGCGTGTTTCACATTGAAACGCCAACGTCGGTGGCGTGTTTCTATTAAAAATGCCAACCCGGCTGGCGGGTTTTGAAAGAACAATATATCTTCtatcctcccccaaatcgcgaaactCACACACCACACACCTCGCGATTTTATCCAAAGTGGCGCCTCTTCATCGCGATTTCGCCCTCTTCTCCGTGATTTCGCTCTTCGtccatcaatcggtgctattcttcccCATTTTCGTATATTTTTCGGTTAGTATGCATATCTTTTACATTAGtagagtaattgttggatagttAGTTAGGGTTTGTAATGTGTTGTGAgttgagttgaaatattgtgtTGAATTATTATTTAGCATATTGGCTTGTTTGAATAGcattattgttgattaataATTGAGATGTTGGTGTTTAGTTAGGGTTTATGTTTGATTAAAATTTGGGCAATTTTAGCACCTAAACCATAGTGTTGTTCTAGCTTAAAATTTGGGCAATTTGATTTGGTTTATATGGGTTTTAAAGTGGTGTTGCATAATTTGGTTTAGGTGCTACATTTTTTGATATTGGGTTCAATAAtgacaaattattgaaattgtttagtTTGATGTATGttgtttagtttgaattgttaattATGTGTTGGTGAATTGAGTTATAATTTTGTGTATTTGTGCATTTTTgtattgtgcattatttgatattcgtgttccattttgtgatattgaCTTAAATAGTATCCAAGTATTGAaattgtttcatttgaattgtgaatgttgtgtaggtgaactatggcatcatcttcacgTGCTCGCCGAAGACTCTTATGTGGTCCTGAGGACCTATCCGTATTATATCTTCAAAGACAACATGTCTCTAACAATATATGGGCATGAGTTCCATCAGAAGACGTACGCTGCAGAAGATACGAAGGAATCATAtgggatgttcccatacatCCTCGTGTTTAGGCGGTAATAGACGAGATGGGATTCGGCAGGATATTGAGGTGTGGTCAACCgaaagacattgaccaccatcttatcaccgcaTTGATTGAACggtggaggccagagactcacacgtttcactttccagtcggtgaagcgacagTGACAttagaagacgtggaggtcttatggggcctcaaagttgacggtGATGCTCTGACGGATTACATCCCCACTAAGGATGTCAACTATTGGAAGACCATTTCTCTGGATTTTCTTGGCTTTATTCCAGATGCAGTTGATTTGAAAGATATGACCTGgaagcagacaagcttatcaaaTCAACTGAGGATTGAGTTGAGTGATGACCACGAGCATTACATATACGTTCAACGTGCTCGTGTTTATTGTCTGCTGTTACTTtgtggtctgatgatcccgaACACCTCCGGTAATAAAATTCCATTCTTCTACCTCCAATTTTTCATGGATGTAGAACGATGTGCTAcctatagctggggtggtgcgacTCTTGCatgcttgtaccacaatctaTGTGAAGCTGCACTTGCTAAGAGGACTGATGTAGGGGGAGCTCTTACTTTGTTACAGCTGTGGGCTTGGaagagaatcccaaatattagaccgaaGATGTTAAATCCTGTGCCTATAGACTACGTACCATGTGCAGTCGCGCAAGTGTTTCACTAATTACTTTTTTaagcatatttttttattaatttccgtgttattcgctcataatttaatttttatagttGGACTGGTCTGGCCTcgtatgtaaaagcacccggacattgCATTGAAAATTTCAGAGATCAGTTCTCCGGAATGCACGCCAACCAAGTAATTTACGTAACctaaattgttttttgtttgttgttttgattGAACTTATTTTGACTGAATTTTTTTCgtatgtagtttatttggaggtcGTATGCCATGCGAAACCTGCCGGATGTTTGTGTTGATGGCCGTCCTATATGGACGTCGATCACAACACTTATTTGCTGGAATATGGTTGAGCCACACTTGCCACAACGAGTGTTGCgacaatttgggattgtccaacTGTATATCCCGCTTGTCAACCGGTTCCACGGAACTGATTTTGCAAAACAGAATCGACGTGGCAAATCTGGCCGGAACTGGGTTGAGTGGCACGCCAATCATATACAGGATTGGGATAATAGGCACAACATGGTGTGGACTGATCTAGAGTACTCAATGGAGCCTATTGCAACTGATGAGTATATGGATTGGTGTCGCTGGATAACTGTGGTGTACCTAACAAAACCCGACGTGCATGCTGAGGAGGGTTTCCATGAAACGGCATCCTCTCATAACTACGCGGTAAATTGAAACAACTATTCGTTATTTAATTCATATGATGAAATgtaattaactttgaaaattgtaggtggagacgcttcacaaaATACGCCACTTTCTTAGTGAGCAAGACATGACAGGACGACCGGATTTGTTcaccatttcgaggatggttgaagatgGCCTGCAGATATCTGGGGAAGCTGAGACGATGGACTACCGTCCTTCCTAGCGCTCCGATCTAGACATTGACATGCCCGTGAGACAAAAAGGGAATCGGCGTGGAAAGAAGAAAGCTGGTGGAGAGTCGTCAtcttcaaggatggatacttAGTTGGTAGAAGATTCCGATGatgattttatgcctccacctccaccaagatctgcagtttgaggtcgtcattctgtcagccacagTACAGGTGAAGATAtcggtctcagtgatgtccACCAATCTTCACCTCGGTCTTCTATGCGAGATGActtttttggggttgatttagagaatgtcgttgtgcaAGATACTCCCCCCATCTAGACTCCCTACCTCTAGAATCGGGAAGGGAATCCGTGGCCTGTTTATGCGGAAAAGGCGAGACGATTGAAATCCGTGGTTGTGAACCTTGTGTTTGTAAACCGTATTTGTTTATTGAGTTGAACTTCGTCTTGTGAACCTTGCAATCATTATATTTGACAATTTATGAGGTTCTTTGTTTAGTTTCATTATTCTCTCCAGGAGTTTAACTTAGTACTTCCCTACTGCTACATGAATGGAGTCTTACACTATGGTTGCATTTTCGGGGATGAAACTCGGTTGAACAATCATTCTGTAATGTCTCGCCTTTGcggttggcgtgtttataaaAAATGCCATACAGAATAACGTTTTATTGAATGACGCCAACATGAAGGGCGTTTCATTGAAAGACGCCAACATGAAAGGCGTCTTACACTATGATGTTTCAACCGAGTTTCATCCCCGAAAATGCAACCATTTTGTAATGTCTCGCCATCACGGTTGGCGTGTTTATGAAAAACGCCATCATGAATGGTGTTTTATTGAAAGACGCCAACGTGAAAGGCGTTTCATTGAAAGACGCCAACATGAAAGGTGTTTTACAGTATGATGTTTCAACCGAATTTCATCCCCAAAAATGCAACCATTCTGTAATGTCTCGCCTTTCTGGTCAGCGTGTTTATGAAAAACGCCATCATGAATGGCATTTTATTGAAAGACGCCAACGAGAAAGGCGTTTCATTGAAAGACGCCAACATGAAAGGCGTTTTATAGTATGATGTTTCAACCGAATTTTATCCCTGAAAATGCAACCATTCTGTAATGTCTCGCCTTTCTGGTCGGCGTGTTTATGAAAAACGCCATCATGAATGGCATGTTTACGTAAAAACGCCAACTTCAATGGCGTTTCTATGCAGAAACATTttcaaataattcaatttttctttttccatgCCCTGCACTGCAATAGATAACTTATTGAATAATACATAAGTAACATAGTAATCAATACATAAGTCCACAGAAGTAACATATTGAATACTACATAAGTCCAAATAAGTAACCAATACATAAGTCCAAGTAGTTATCAATACACAAGTGTAAACAATCAAGAAGTCgggcagttgcgcctgtcgtgACCAGGTTGACGGCATTGTTTACAACGGCACCGAgctcgtggctggtcagcttcacggacatccatctgattaggaatcctagttgtacggtatcgaccgcgacttCGAGGCATTAACTGAGTTCGTGAACACTACAACGTCCATTCAGGCACGTCCCAATAATCTGGGTGTCTGAGTGGATTGAACACCCcagaatattggtgtacccaaacacttgtgtgGTATACGGGATTAACAAGCGACATCATGTTGTCGTTTATAAACCGCGTAACTACCGCTGCATGCGAACACGGAAGTCttcacatctgccacttttgacatttgcagttcGACTCCAAGTACAACATCTTCCACTTGTTACCACCTTTTCCCCCAATTAGACGTCTTGTTCGAACCAGATAAATCCCTCGAATTGAGCTTGAtgctctcacattatgtaactggccttttgcatcatttttgcacaccttttaATGCGCCCACGGGTTAAGTTGTGTCGCACACTGTCTTAATGCAATTGTCCGCTCATTGAatcattctattgtcctccaaaatgtcatatcaatgcaagctttgaTTAGGAGTtctcttgcgcctctcaacacattgttgtaagattccaccatgTTAGTAGTCATTTCACCCAATATCTTGTGTTTGTCGTACGCCAAATTCCATTTTTCTTTATCCACGGTATCAAGGTACTACAAAGCCTCGTTATTGACGTCTCGAAGTAAACAACGTCTTTTCTTAAACTTGCGCTTTTTGGTAGCAATACCCATTTTTCAAACCAATCTTTTAAtcatgatacctttgtgattttgcagaacattctttctaacatgtaccaagcaaaaccTGTGATGACCTTTTGGTttttctttccatatgggagaattcattgcatctatgattcccacatgcctatcagatatgacacagatttcatgctttgctacatgaagtctaatgcgttccataaaccaattccaactttctttagtttcctcatcaacaatggcatatacAACAgacaaacatttcttattagcatcaaatccaacggcaataagaattttacctcgacatcgtccacgtagatgagttccatcaactgttaaaactggtttgcatagttggaaagcctccacagctagtccaaaagcccaaaatacgtacttgaataccttgttcataccgtGGCTTAATCTGTCATCATGCAACCATTCAACAATTGtaccaggattttgtctttgcatttcattcaaataagccGGTAAAACTTTGAATGACCACTCCCATCTaccatatacaagctcaatagctctgtcctccgagcataccatgctttcttatAACTAAGTTTCACATGAAAGcgattttcaatatccgccacaatagcttttaccttgtaggcaggatcgttttctatctgatgtcgaacactcaaTGATATCATGGACGATGAAAGATTAACATGCCCATTATAATTACGATCCCACCTActagtatgagcagtgctaaacactctaatttgtcaGTGTTCATCATGTTTTCTCAATGTTGCTCGACACTCCCACATAAATTTCGGTAAtgacttatctttcggatttccttgtggccacttacaatctgcatgccatctctttcctttactttcagccACTgaatattgtcggattttttccaaatgccaaaaagtcacagctgtcttcaattccaacttcgttctaaatttagtatgcaaaccgacattggtaggatctttttcactccaataatgcacactcggacctggtaaggtgcggaAATAGTTCATTCCacgctgtgggaactgtggaactactcttcctccaaccactgtttcttcagctgctgtttctccaactggaatggatggtctttaatcaacaaattgttcatcattagacggatcaccatctgagtctgtactaacaCTGTTTacatcttcagaatcataaggtgattgtggctcaagaaagtcggctttatcaggacctataATGTCATCAACCGCATGACAATTGTCACTGTCCCCTAAACGCACTCCtacaacatcaaaatcttgtgttgcagcgaaactaggttcttgggctctcataaacgtaccaacatcataacttatgacatgatgacttatttgttgagtaattgccgaatactcaacaaataattcaatttgacctcctATAGCCATACTCTCACTGAACATTAGTGGCATGCAAACTTCTTCTAGTAGAGTACCTATAAATGTAACTCCGGATCCAatgcatatagtacgtttccatacTATCTGaactttattttcaaatatgcttatccccatcctttcacaaattat
This portion of the Salvia splendens isolate huo1 chromosome 10, SspV2, whole genome shotgun sequence genome encodes:
- the LOC121752869 gene encoding serine/threonine-protein phosphatase 7 long form homolog; translation: MTWKQTSLSNQLRIELSDDHEHYIYVQRARVYCLLLLCGLMIPNTSGNKIPFFYLQFFMDVERCATYSWGGATLACLYHNLCEAALAKRTDVGGALTLLQLWAWKRIPNIRPKMLNPVPIDYVPCAVAQFIWRSYAMRNLPDVCVDGRPIWTSITTLICWNMVEPHLPQRVLRQFGIVQLYIPLVNRFHGTDFAKQNRRGKSGRNWVEWHANHIQDWDNRHNMVWTDLEYSMEPIATDEYMDWCRWITVVYLTKPDVHAEEGFHETASSHNYAVETLHKIRHFLSEQDMTGRPDLFTISRMVEDGLQISGEAETMDYRPS